A portion of the Pogoniulus pusillus isolate bPogPus1 chromosome 6, bPogPus1.pri, whole genome shotgun sequence genome contains these proteins:
- the NEUROG3 gene encoding neurogenin-3: protein MAPQSDRSPGEGQPYFGGADDPPSAAGGSGSAGSRGGSPARTALAPRETSAARRKGKGRRGRGKAWSEGLLSKQKRSRRMKANDRERNRMHHLNSALDALRSVLPTFPDDAKLTKIETLRFAHNYIWALTQSLRLAEQGLPEPPSQPPPPPAVAASPGPWDSPCPVAPPPAALRRGPAAFPAFL, encoded by the coding sequence ATGGCCCCGCAGAGCGACCGCTCGCCGGGCGAAGGGCAGCCCTATTTCGGTGGTGCTGACGACCCTCCCTCAGCCGCCGGCGGTAGCGGCTCCGCAGGCAGCCGAGGCGGCTCCCCAGCCCGCACCGCCCTGGCCCCGCGGGAGACGTCTGCGGCCCGCAGAAAGGGGAAGGGGCGGCGGGGCCGTGGCAAGGCGTGGAGCGAGGGTCTGCTGAGCAAGCAGAAGAGGAGTCGGCGGATGAAGGCTAACGATCGGGAGCGGAACCGCATGCATCACCTCAACTCCGCCCTGGATGCGCTCCGCAGCGTCCTGCCCACCTTCCCCGACGACGCCAAGCTCACCAAGATCGAGACGCTCCGCTTCGCGCACAACTATATCTGGGCACTCACCCAGAGCCTCCgactggcagagcagggcctgCCCGAGCCCCCCTCtcagccgccgccgccccccgcaGTCGCCGCCTCTCCGGGGCCATGGGACTCGCCTTGCCCCGTCGCTCCGCCGCCCGCTGCCCTGCGCCGCGGCCCTGCCgccttccctgctttcctctga